From Magnolia sinica isolate HGM2019 chromosome 13, MsV1, whole genome shotgun sequence, one genomic window encodes:
- the LOC131222820 gene encoding serine hydroxymethyltransferase 3, chloroplastic: MHAHSGSMMCSMHQSIWTRSSSFHPKISSNGEFPHQLKLNYAKCKAAHLEGSLVTGRPPSSVSVPAPDIGGNASGMKDYGLEEVDPELYAIMDKEKQRQFNCLELIASENFTSRAVMEAVGSCLTNKYSEGLPGKRYYGGNEFIDQIEILCQKRALSAFNLDENKWGVNVQPLSGSPANFEVYTALLKPHDRIMGLDLPHGGHLSHGFMTPKRRVSGTSIYFESMPYRLDESTGLVDYEMLEKTANLFRPKLIIAGASAYPRDFDYPRMRKIADAVGAFLMMDMAHISGLVAASVVGNPFEYCDVVTTTTHKTLRGPRGGMIFFKKDPILGVDLETAINNAVFPGLQGGPHNHTIAGLAVCLKLVQSPEYKDYQGQVVANCKALAARLVELGYKLVSGGSDNHLILVDLRPLGIDGARAEKILDMSSITLNKNSVPGDKSALVPGGIRIGTPAMTTRGFKEANFVAVADFIHEGVQIALEAKASVSGTKLKDFMDLVESSNFPLKVRISDLKRRVEVLTNQFPLPGV, encoded by the exons ATGCATGCTCATAGTGGATCCATGATGTGTTCCATGCATCAATCGATTTGGACGAGGAGTTCTTCCTTTCATCCGAAGATTTCCAGTAATGGTGAATTCCCTCACCAGTTAAAGCTCAATTATGCCAAATGTAAGGCTGCTCATCTTGAGGGGAGCTTGGTGACAGGAAGGCCACCCTCCTCCGTATCCGTCCCTGCACCTGACATTGGT GGTAATGCAAGCGGTATGAAAGACTATGGTCTTGAGGAAGTGGATCCTGAACTGTATGCTATAATGGACAAGGAAAAGCAACGGCAATTCAATTGCCTAGAACTCATTGCTTCAGAGAATTTTACATCTCGTGCCGTCATGGAAGCAGTTGGTTCTTGCCTCACAAACAAGTATTCTGAAGGACTGCCGGGGAAAAG GTACTATGGTGGCAATGAGTTTATTGATCAGATAGAGATTCTGTGTCAGAAAAGGGCTTTGTCAGCATTCAACCTTGATGAGAACAAGTGGGGAGTCAATGTTCAACCATTATCTGGCTCGCCAGCCAATTTTGAGGTTTACACTGCACTTCTTAAACCGCATGATCGAATAATG GGTCTGGACTTACCTCATGGTGGGCACTTATCTCATGGGTTTATGACTCCTAAGAGACGGGTGTCAGgcacatcaatttattttgaGTCTATGCCTTATAGGCTTGATGAATCTACAG GTCTAGTCGATTATGAAATGCTTGAGAAAACAGCTAACCTGTTTCGTCCGAAGCTCATAATTGCTGGTGCTAGTGCATATCCTCGGGATTTTGATTATCCACGTATGAGGAAG ATTGCAGATGCTGTTGGTGCTTTCCTTATGATGGATATGGCACACATAAGTGGGCTTGTTGCTGCTTCTGTGGTTGGCAATCCTTTTGAGTATTGTGATGTCGTCACTACAACAACACACAAG ACCTTACGTGGGCCCCGAGGAGGCATGATTTTCTTCAAGAAGGATCCTAttttaggagttgatctagaaacTGCCATTAACAACGCTGTATTCCCCGGTTTGCAG GGTGGTCCTCACAACCACACAATTGCAGGGCTCGCCGTGTGTTTAAAGCTTGTTCAGTCCCCTGAGTACAAAGATTATCAGGGTCAG GTGGTAGCTAATTGTAAAGCGCTCGCGGCCCGTTTAGTTGAACTGGGATACAAGTTGGTTTCTGGCGGTAGTGACAATCACCTCATTTTAGTTGATCTAAGGCCACTG GGTATTGATGGGGCGCGGGCCGAGAAAATCCTGGACATGAGTTCTATCACTCTCAACAAGAATTCAGTGCCAG GTGATAAAAGTGCGCTAGTGCCGGGTGGCATCCGCATTGGGACACCTGCTATGACCACCCGAGGATTCAAGGAGGCCAATTTTGTAGCAGTTGCAGACTTCATTCACGAGGGCGTGCAGATTGCTCTGGAAGCCAAGGCTTCTGTCAGCGGGACAAAGCTTAAAGATTTCATGGACTTAGTAGAATCTTCCAATTTCCCACTGAAGGTGCGCATTTCGGATCTGAAAAGGAGAGTTGAAGTTCTAACCAACCAATTTCCATTGCCTGGAGTATAG